From a region of the Theobroma cacao cultivar B97-61/B2 chromosome 8, Criollo_cocoa_genome_V2, whole genome shotgun sequence genome:
- the LOC18592888 gene encoding uncharacterized protein LOC18592888 has translation MSFGDTQSQPELVITVTESIRLFLLSASNDPCLSQEFRQLALTLSSRTNAPYKPIRSIWIGSDVGTRPKLISLFSGSDFVFTSPKLREKSEELKQRLRKLKEIAERKEYEDLVKDITPKKDLNEPFSNYKDQLGFGLHVSLIMFTGYLGGYFAFRALFNHNSTMNAAGGILGLVLGMLLETLLFIIRTSNPDFKSSSSTSRLKKNQ, from the exons ATGAGTTTCGGCGACACGCAGAGCCAGCCCGAACTTGTGATCACCGTGACCGAATCCATTCGCTTGTTTCTTCTCTCAGCGTCAAATGATCCATGCCTTTCTCAAGAGTTTCGACAACTCGCTCTCACTCTTTCCTCACGAACCAATGCACCGTACAAGCCGATCCGAAGTATATGGATCGGGTCAGATGTTGGCACAAGACCcaaattgatttcattgtTCTCCGGATCTGATTTTGTTTTCACCAGCCCTAAACTGAGAGAGAAG AGCGAAGAATTGAAGCAAAGATTAAGGAAGCTTAAAGAAATAGCGGAGAGGAAAGAGTATGAAGACCTTGTTAAAGATATCACGCCGAAGAAGGATTTGAATGAACCTTTCTCTAATTATAAGGATCAGCTTGGCTTTG GTTTACATGTTTCACTGATAATGTTTACTGGGTATTTGGGCGGATATTTTGCATTCAGAGCATTGTTTAACCACAATTCTACCATG AATGCCGCTGGAGGTATTCTAGGATTGGTTCTTGGTATGCTGCTTGAAACACTTTTATTCATTATCAGAACTTCGAATCCTGACTTCAAATCATCATCCTCAACTTCGAgattgaagaaaaatcaatAG